CGGCGTGAAGATCTCCGCCGAGGAGCCCGCGGCCGGCGACACCCAGGACTTCAAGGAGCTGCTGGAGAAGCAGGGCGGCACCGTCGCCGGCACCACGTCCTGACAGGGGCCGGAAACCAGGGGGACGGGGGAGTCCCACGGGGGCTATGGTCCTGGTCGAACTTTCAACAGACATCACTCGGTCCAGGGGGGACTCATGAGCATGTCCATACGCGGCCCGGTACGCCGTAGTGGTGCGGGGGCCGTCGCGGCGGCCATGCTGCTGGCGGGAGCCGTGGCCTGCAGCGGCGGGGGAGAGAAGAACGACGCCACGGGTACGGGCGCGAAGACGGGCAAGAAACGTTCCGTCACGCAGGTCATCACCGCGGCGTACAAGAAGACGGCCGAGGCCAAGTCCGCCCGGGTCAACATGACCATGTCGGTGCCGGGCGCGGACGGCGGCGAGATGACCATGAGCGGGATCATGGGCTGGGACCCGACCCTCATGGACATGACGATGAAGGGCTCCGCTCTCGCCGCGGACGCGGACATGCCCAGGAACGCCCGCATCATCTGGCAGAACGACGTCGTGTACGTCGACGCCGGCGCGGCCGCCGCCAAGGAGATGGACGGCAAGCGCTGGATGAAGCTCGACCTCGGGGCCATGGCCGAGGAGGCCGCGAAGTCCGGGGACGACGAGCTCACCAAGGGGCTGACCGGCGGCCTGGAGGACATGAACCAGGACCCCGCCCAGCAGCTGGCGATGCTCCTGGACTCCCCCTACCTCAAGCACGTGGGCAGCGAGAAGATCGACGGGGCCGACACCGAGCACTACAAGGGCACCCTCACCGTCGAGGAGATGATGGCGACCAACAAGTCGCTGGACGTCCTGGAGCCCAAGGAGCGCAAGGAGCTCCTGGCCGGCATGAAGAAGGCCGGCATCAAGGGCTACGACACCGAGGTCTGGGTCAACGAGGACGACCTCCCGGTCCGCATGGACGTCGGCATCAGCAGCCCGGAGGGCACCGTCGAGATGAGCATGAAGCTCTCCGACTACGGTGCGAAGGCCGAGGTCCAGGTGCCGCCGGCCGCCCAGACCTTCGACCTGATGGAGATGCTCAAGGAGCTCGGAGCGAGCGGCGATCTCAGCGGGAGCTGAGCACCGTAGGTCCCGATTTGCTTGACGGTGACCGGGTCACGTACTCTCCTGAAGAAGCCAAAGACCGCTGGTCGTTGCCGTGCTCTCGCAAGAGGGTTCGGTGGCCGAAGGATCCGCTGAAAATCGCGGACGACCCGCGCAGGTGACTGTGGATGTGCTCCCGGAGTTCGCTGCTCGACAGCGTGCGAGTACCGGTCGAGCTACGCCCCGTGCGCCTGCGCCGGGGCGTTTCGTTTTCTGTAGCCCCTTCTGAGCGGTCCTCATCACCCGGAAGGAGGCCACGCTTATGGCAAGGCCCGACAAGGCTGCCGCGGTAGCCGAGCTCGCGGACCAGTTCCGCAGCTCGAACGCCGCTGTGCTGACCGAGTACCGGGGTCTCACCGTGGCGCAGCTCAAGACGCTGCGCCGTTCGCTCGGTGACGACGCCCAGTACGCCGTGGTGAAGAACACGCTGACCAAGATCGCGGCCAACGAGGCCGGGATCTCCACGCTCGACGACCTGTTCAACGGTCCGACGGCGGTTGCCTTCATCTCCGGTGACCCGGTGACGTCGGCGAAGGGTCTTCGTGACTTCGCCAAGGACAACCCGAACCTCG
Above is a window of Streptomyces sp. NBC_00490 DNA encoding:
- the rplJ gene encoding 50S ribosomal protein L10, with amino-acid sequence MARPDKAAAVAELADQFRSSNAAVLTEYRGLTVAQLKTLRRSLGDDAQYAVVKNTLTKIAANEAGISTLDDLFNGPTAVAFISGDPVTSAKGLRDFAKDNPNLVIKGGVLDGKALSADEIKKLADLESREVLLSKLAGAFKGKQSQAASLFQALPSKFVRTAEALRAKKAEQGGAE